The window TCGATGACGTTCACGTTCTACACTGGCCAGCGCGGCGAGCATTATTGGGTCACGGTCGGCAGCGGCAAGAACCGTCGGCGAGTGCGCAAGACGCGCTGGTATCCCGCCAGCGGAAATGTAAACCATTTCTTCGACGATGTCCTGGTGTGCGGGTCACGCAGCTTGCCTGGCGGACTTGTCGAAGATCTCGAGCCCTGGGACCTGAAGAACAGCGTCTCGTACGAACCGGCATACCTGTCGGGCTTCCGTGCGGAGCGCTATCAGGTGGACGCGACGGAGGGATTCGCCACGGCTCGCAAGATCATGGACGAGGAAATCCTGCGACTCGTGAAGCGGCGTATCGGCGGCGATGTGCAACGCGTGCACAGCGTCTCGACCCAGTGCACGGGAATCACGTTCAAACTGCTGCTGCTACCGGTCTGGTTGTCCGCCTATCAATTCCACAAGAAGGTCTTCCGCGTGCTGATCAACGCGCGAACAGGCGAGGTCCAGGGCGAACGTCCATGGAGCATCGTGAAGATCACGCTACTGGTCATAGCGATCCTGGCGGTACTGATACCGCTCGGATTCTACTTCGCTCAGAATATGCAGTAAAGGTCAGCGCGCCGCGACACCGTCACGGGCTTCAATCAGTCGTCCGTAGAAATCCAACACATGACGCGCGACGGCAGTTGGTGAGTGTTCGCGCTCGATATGCTGCCGGGCTGCGTCTCCACGCGCTCGACAGGCGGCGGGATCGGCAGTTGCCTTAACCATCGCGTCGGCCAGTGCGGACGCGTCGTTTGTGGGAACGAGCCAACCGAAGTCGCCCTCGTCCAGCAAATCGTGAATCGCACCGATGTCGCCACCGATGACGGGACGCCCGCAGGCCATCGCTTCGAGGGCGCTGCGACAGGAACCGTCGTTGCCAGGGATCAACATCAGCGCGACGTCGAACGCGTGGTAAGCCCCAATCAGTTCGTCGCCGGAGACGTAGCCGGCATAGATGATCTGGTTCTTGACGGAAAGCTGCTCGAGGCGTTCGAGCATCTTGTCCTTATAGCTACCGCGGCCGCAGATCACGAGGCGCGCCTCTGGGTTCTGCTTCAAGGCGATCTCCGCGGCATCCAGCATCCAGTCGATCCCGCGTGTGCGACGAAGTCGGCTGATCAGGCCGATCACAGGAGCATCGGGTTCGATGCCCCATTCCTTGCGCATGTCGACCGGGCGTTCGCCGGGCTGGAAGACATCGAGATCGACCTGGCCGCCGATGCGCAGCATGCGCTCGTTGGAAAGACCGAAAGCCTGCGACAGCGCGTCTTCCTGCTGCGTGGAAATCGTCACGATACCGGCAGTCCGTTTTTCAACCAGTGACTTCGTGAAGGCATCCTGGCGCGGAGGCGATTCGCGATGGAATGTGCGGACGAGGATCGGCTTGCCGGGTCCGGTCGGCCCGATGGCGACGCCGGCTAGAATGTGATCGTGCGTCAGGTGAGAGTGGACGACATCAGGCTTGTAGTCGGCGATGAGTTCTTTCAGAAGGCGGAGATCCCTCAGTTTGCGGTGCGGCCAGTAGGAGCGCTCGAAGGGTACGGCGCCAGTGACTTCGACGCCGGCTTCGCGCGCGCGGCGCTCGAAGCTGCTGCCGGTCGTCATTGCGTAGAGCACGTCGTGTCCCGCCTGTGTTTCAGCGGCGGCCTGGCGCGCGGCAGGTTCGGCGGCACCGGTCCACCGATGCGATGCCGTCAAGTGCAGGATTCTCAACCTCTCCGCCATAAATCGATCCCCGGGCTGGAATGGCCCCATATAGCAAGAGGGCCGGGCGCCGAAGCCAAGAGGAAATTGGCCAAGTGACGCATTTCGGACCACTCTTTACATGCGAATTGCCAGTGAGACCTCAAGCGAGAGTGCTCGATAGGCCGCATTCAAGAACAACTTGAAGGCATGAACCGATGGGTCGTCCGCAGGTTCCGGCTGCAGATTGCAGCGCAGCGCCGGTACTTCCTCAGCGGACTGGGTCAACTGGACTTGCTCGATGATCTGGAGGACTTCGTCGGTATCCGCTCCCTGGTCCGTCGTGAGCGCTCGTGTGAAGAGCAACAGCGAAAGGCAATGGCTCGGCCCCAGGTCGCCGACCATCAGCATCGGGTGAAGAACCTGATTGCTGGTCAACGGCCGCTCGTCTCCCTCGTCAGTGCGCTCAGCGGGCTTCTTGCCCTTCAGGAAACCGGCGCCACGCCAGTCGCGCAGGCGATCACAATCGCCATAACTCATCTGCTCGACGGCCCGGCGGAAGAACTGGCCGGTCAAAGAATCCGGCGGGCCAATCCGACTCAGAAGCCACTCCTCGCCTGCCTCGCTGATCGGAAGCGGGATGGACTGAATGCAACTGTAGGGATCGCCGGTGATGGCCGCGGGACAGCCCTGGCAGATCGTTGCGAGTCGATCCAACTCGCTGGTGCGCTCGCGGACATCGGCGACATTGAACTCGTTCTCGACCTCGGAGCCATCTTCGTGGACTTCGCGCCGACGGAACTTCATCTCAGACTCGGGCATTTTGTCGCCGAACTTGTCGCGATAACCTTGGCGAACGGTGGCTGCGAGCGTTCGATCACGCAGCATACCAAGCAGAGGTTCGGCGCCAAGGTCCTCGCGGGCCTGGCAATTGAGGTCGATGTAGAAGTGGACAGCCATGGAGAAAATCGAGTTTCAGAGTCGAGGGTTATCTCTTTTGATTTCAGCCCTACGCGCCGCGCCCGGCGCCTCCCCGTCAGCCCGCCAGCGTAGCTGTCCGGGAATTGACGACGGCCAGCGCCTGCTCGAGCTGCCAGGCTGACTGAAGCAGCTTCGCCTCGGCGAAGGGGCCGCTGAAGAGCTGCATTCCGACGGGCATTCCCACGTCCGTGAATCCTACCGGCATGGAGAGTCCGCAGTAGCCGGCGAGGTTCAGGGACAGCGTGAAGATGTCGGACAGGTACATCTGCATCGGGTCGCCGATCTTGTCGCCGATTCGGAACGCAGCCGTGGGAGCGGTTGGCGCTGCAATCACGTCGACCTTCTCAAGCGCAGCAGTGTAGTCCTGCTGGATCAGCGTGCGAACCTTCTGGGCTCGCAGGTAGTAGGCGTCGAAGGTCTCGGCCGAGAGGACGAAAGTCCCAAGCATGATGCGGCGTTTCACTTCATCGCCAAACCCGGCGGCACGCGTCTTGGAGAACATCTCGACGATGTCCTTGGTTCCTTCGGCGCGGAAGCCGTAGTGGGCTCCGTCGTAGCGCGCGAGGTTGGAGCTGGCCTCGGCCGTCGCGATCACGTAGTACGTCGACACGGCGAACTTCGCGGCGTGCGGCATGGAGACGTCGACAATCTGGGCGCCGGCGTTCTCAAGCTCGGTGAGAGCATTGCGGCAAGCCGCAGCGACCTCGGCATCCAGGCCTTCGACCTCGAAGAATTCCTTCGGCCGACCGACGCGCAGGCCCTTGAGGGAGCCGCTCTTCAACTGTCCGTAGTAATCGTCCGTACCAAGCTCAGAGCTCGTACTGTCCCTCGGATCGTGTCCTGCGATCGCGCCCAGCATCAAAGCCGCGTCTTCGACATCCACCGTCAATGGGCCGATCTGGTCAAGCGACGAGGCGAACGCCACGAGTCCGTAGCGCGACACACGGCCGTATGTCGGCTTCAGCCCGACGACACCGCAAAATCCGGCGGGCTGCCGAATCGAACCGCCGGTGTCGCTTCCGAGCGCCGCAGGCGCCATTCCTGCAGCAACCGCCGCAGCCGATCCGCCGGAGGAGCCACCCGGCACGAAGGCGGGGTTCCACGGGTTGCGAGCGGCACCGTGCGCGGACTGCTCATTCGAGCTGCCCATGGCGAACTCGTCCATGTTGGCCTTGCCGAGGATGATCGCGCCGGCCGCTTCCAGTTTCTGAGCGACGGTCGAATCGTACGGAGCGCGGAAGTTCGACAGGATCTTGCTGGCGCACGTTGTCAGCGTGCCGCTCTTGCACATGTTATCCTTCAGCAGAACCGGTACGCCATCCAGCGGCCCGAGGGCGTTTCCGGCCTTGCGGCGCGCATCCGACTCGTCGGCGGCGGCGAGCGCTTCATCCCGCATCAAATCGACGACGGCGTTGACCGTGTCATTCACATTCTCGATCTGGCCGAGATAGCGTGTGACGACCTCGCGGGAAGAGACTTCCCCACCGCTCAACTGGCGGGCGATTTCGTGAACCGTCATCAAGGGCATCGCGGATTCCAATCGACTGAAGTCAGATAATCTGCGGGACTTTGAAGCAGTCGTCTTCCTGCTCCGGGGCGTTCGCGAGCGCCTGGCCGGGCGCCAGACTCTTGCTCGGCACATCGGTGCGGAAGACGTTCCTCGTGGGGATGGCGTGACTGGTTGGCTCGACGCCGTCGAGGTCCAGTTCCGCCAGGAGATTCAAATGGCCGACGATCTCGGTCAGTTCGCGAGAGTAGCGCTCGACCTCGTCGTCGCTGAGCTCCAGACGCGAGAGCAGGGCCACGTGTCGCACGCGGTCCCGATCGATTCGTTCAACTTTGTCGACTTTCTGGAGATCGTCTCCGGCCATCCGGATTACTCCTCTTCTTCCTCGTCGGGCTTGTCGACGGTCAAGCCGGCAAACTTGAGTGCCAGCTTCTTCTCGCCCTCTTCCTTGAATTTGACGATCGCCTTGCTGCGCTCGTCCATGCCCGTACGCAGCAGAACCTTGCCAATACCGAACTTGGGATGGTGAACCTGAGCGTTATTCTGGATCTCGGGGAATGCGATTTCCTGGTCGTTCGTTGTAGCCATCTTCTTCTCTCTTCAGTGTGTGGTTCGAGCGCCGAGTCGCCGATTCAGGCGAAGCGCTTCTTGATTTCCTCGATCAGGCCGGATGTCGAACTGCCCGGCAGGAGAGGAAGGGAAAGCACGCGGCCCCCGCGTTCAAGCACAAATTCGTGTCCGACGATTTCAGGCACGCTGTAATGACCGCCCTTGACGAGGACGTCGGGGGCGACGGCCTCGATGATTTTGGCGGGTGTATCCTCGTGAAACGCCACAACTGCCCGCACGGATTCCAGGCCGGCGATGACGCGTTGGCGCTGGTCCAGGGGCAGAATCGGACGGCCTTCGCCCTTCAGGCGGCGGACCGACTCATCGTCGTTCAGGGCGACGATCAACGCATCGCCTTCGTCCGCGGCGCGTCGCAGCGAATCGACGTGCCCGGCATGCAGAAGATCGAAAACACCGTTGGTGAACACAACCTTTCGGCCGGCACGGCGCTGCTCCTCAGCCCAGGCAGATGCCGCCTCGTAGTCCTTCAGGATCTTGTCTTCAGTCATTCTTTCTTTTCCGGCTCGTCAAAGAGTGAGTCCAGCTTCTTGTCCAGGGGCGCCTCGTCGGCCTTTTCGACCAGCTTGTCCGCCGGCTTGTCGATGGGTTTGTCGGCCGGCTTGCTTGTCGAGGGCGGCTTCAGCGCGGGTGCGACGGATGCCTTCTTCTCTTTCTTTGGCTCCACTGGCTTGGCGGGCTTGGCCGGTTTCTCGGGCTTGGCTTCCTTCGGCTTCTTCTTCCGAACCCTGCCGCTCTGAACATCGAAGACGATGACGCGGATGGTGGATGTGGTGGAAGTTCCGAGAAGCTGCTCAAGAGATTCAGCGGTCACGCTTCGCACTTCGCGCTCAACGGCCGGAACCGGCGAGCGGTCCGAAACAGCCACATTGACCGTGACAGAAGCAGTGCGGCGGCGGCCCTGGCAGGCACGGACGCCGGTCTTTGTCACGGCTTCGACCTTCGACATCACGTCGCGACGGACGACGCGCTCAATCGCGGCGGGGGTCAGCCGGATCAGGTCGCCGTCTCCGCTGCGCGCTTCGATATGATCGCCGCGGCCGAGCAGGGTGAAGGCCGCGCCAGCAAGGATCGGCAGTAGTATGGAGGCCACTCCCATCCCGGTGTGCAGCGGTTCCGGGACATAAGCCAAACCGGGCCATTGTTCCGGCCCGCCGGGAATCCAATTCCGGAAGCTGGTCTGCATGAGCCAATCCACTCCGATCACGAAGAGCGTGAGCAGGCACAGGATCATCAGAATTCGTACGGTGAATTTCCTCACGATGGCTCCATCCTATGGGCAGACTGGATCCGCGAACGGACCGGCGTTCCCGCGCAGCGCAGTCGAGGCCAACTTACTCTTCTTCTTCTTCCTCGACTTCGCGGCGGTGCGGCTCGGAGAGGATGATGCCGACGATCTTGATATCGACGCGACTCACGATCGCGCGAGTCATCTTCTCGACGGTGTCCTTGATGTGATGGCGCAGGCGAACTGCCAGCTCATACATGTCCTTGCCGTACGCCATGCGCACCGAGCAGGTGATCACGACGCTGTTGTTCTCCGGGTCGCGCTCGATCAGGATGCCCTGAACGGGCTCCTTGCGGCCGGTGAGAACCTTTGCGAGGGCGGACTTGCTCTCCAGCGAGACGTCGTCCACCTCGGTGGTCGCGATGCCGGCGATGCGGGCGATCACGTCGTTACTGATCTCGATGTGTCCATCCTGGTCCGTCACAAACGGGCCTTCGAGTTCTTCCGCGTAGCTTTCGTTCTGCTTGGTCTCTGTCATCGTTCCTCTGCCTCAATGAAGTCGTATGGATATCAGGTTTCGGATTTCTCTTGGCCTCAGCGAATGGGCCGACGTGGCTCCTTCAGCGTTTCGGGCGGTTGCCACTTCTCCAGGAAGTCCGTTCCGAAATTGCCTTCGCCAAATTCCGGCGAATTCAACACGGCAATGTGGAACGGAATCGTTGTTTTGATGCCTTCAACGACGAACTCGTCCAAGGCACGCCGCATGCGCGCTATGGCTTGCTCGCGTGTCTTGTCGTGGACGATCAGCTTCGCCACCATCGAATCGTAGTAGGGCGGAATCACACACTGCGGGTAGCAGGCGCTATCCACGCGCACGCCAGGACCTCCGGGCGGAACGTAGTCGTCCAGTCTGCCCGGACACGGCATGAAATTCTTCACCGGATCCTCGGCGTTGATGCGGCACTCGATGGAGTGCCCATGAAGCTGAATGTCCGACTGCTTGAGCGAGAGCTTCTCCCCCGCCGCGACGGAAATCTGCTCCTTGATGATGTCCACATCGGTCACCATTTCGGTGATCGGATGCTCGACCTGGACGCGCGTGTTCATTTCCATGAAGTAGAAGTGCTTGCGGTCCTTATCGAGCAGGAACTCGACGGTGCCTGCGCCGCAGTAGTCCACGGCCTTCGCGCAAGCAACGGCCGCTTCGCCCATCTTTGCGCGCAATTTCTCGTCGATCACCGGGCAAGGCGCTTCTTCGATCAGCTTCTGGTGACGACGCTGGACCGAGCAATCGCGCTCGCCCAGGTGAATCACGTTTCCGTGCGCATCGCCGATGATTTGAACTTCGACATGCTTCGGTTCGAGGATGCACTTCTCGATGTAGACATTCGGATTGCCAAATGCGCCGCCGGCCTCGGCCCGGGCTGTGTTGAAGGCGTTGACGAAACCTTCTGCGTTCTTGACGAGACGCATGCCGCGCCCGCCACCGCCGGCAGAGGCCTTCACCATCACTGGATAGCCGATCTTGTCTGCCAGCTTCTTCGCATCATCGACGTCGTCGATTTCGCCGTCACTTCCTGGAACCGTCGGACAGCCAGCGGCCTTGGCCGTGGCCTTGGCCACGCTCTTATCGCCCATGCGGCGGATCGAATCCGGTGATGGGCCGATGAACGCGATGTTGCACTCGTCGCAGATTTCCGCAAAGTCCGCGTTTTCCGCCAGGAAGCCATAACCCGGGTGGATCGCGTCGGCGTCGGTGACTTCGGCCGCGCTGATGATGCGAGCGACGTTCAAATAGCTCTCGGCCCCCGGAGGCGGCCCGATGCAGAGCGCTTCGTCGGCCATGTGGACGTGGAGGCTATTCCGGTCGGCCTCGCTATACACAGCCACACATCGAATGCCCAACTCGCGGCAGGCACGGATGATCCGTACGGCGATCTCTCCGCGGTTGGCGATGAGGATTTTCTTGAACATGAAGACTCCAAATCTTTCGGATTCAGTCGTCTGCGCGGCCTATTAGCTGGGCTCGATCGCGAACATGGGCTGGCCGTACTCGATGGGCTGGCCATTCTCGACCAGCACCTTGCGCACAACGCCGCGCACCTCCGCCTTGATCTCGTTCATGAGCTTCATCGCCTCGATGATACACATGACCGTGTCCTCGTCGACTCGATCGCCAACCTCGATGAACGGGAGCGATTCGGGCGACGGAGCCCGGTAGAAGGTCCCGACCATCGGAGCGGTGATCTTCTTCAGATTAGCGTCCTCATCCTTGGGAGGCTCGGCCGCGGCGGGAGCTGCCGCGGAAGCGGGGACGGGAAGCGGCGTGGCGCCGCCGAGTTCTTGCGCGGAAACGCCAGCGATGGCCGGAGCGGCCGGGGCCGCAATGATCTGGGCGGGCGCTTTGCGCCCGACGATCTTCAGGTGGAACTCGCCGTTCTCTAACTCCAGTTCCTCGATGCCCTTCTCTCCCACCAGGGAGATGAGTTCCTTGATCTGATCGTGCGTGGGTTGAGGCATATTTTCGGGATTAGACTTGAAACGAGTCGCCATGGGATAGCCCTTAGTTATCGGAATAGGTCATTGAAACACGGCGTTTTAGGAGTGGCTCTCAGGTCCCCCCGCCGGTTCTGTTTCATGGTCCGCCAGAATCCCCGCCCATCCCCAAAGTGGTCAATGGTTTTCCCCTGCGGCCGGCCTGCGTGTGTAAAGCGATCCCGTCAGCCCAGGTCTTCCAACGGAGTCATGATTCGTTGCCGCTTGTCGAAGCGAGCGAACTCCGTACCGCCACAGCTTCGGAGGTACTCGACAGCCTCGTCGAAGTAGCGCCCGACTTGCTCCGGAGTGTGCGAATCCGATCCGAATGTGATCGGAACCCCGGCCTGGACGAGCAATTCCAGCACCGGGCGGCAGGGGAAGAAGTCCCGGTTTCGGTGATCGCGGCCGCTGGTGTTGATCTCGACCGCCACGTCGCCTTCGAGGATATCCGGCAGAATCCGGTCGACGAACGGCAGAACGCCCTGCTTCGGCACGGAACCGGATCGCCGAATTACGTCCAGGTGAGCCAGGATGTCGCACAGGCCGCTGCGGGCCAGCCGGCCGACTTCGGTGAAGTACACGTCGTAGACGGACTCGATATCTTGAGACAAGAAGCCCCAGGTAGAAACCATGGTCCCGGCGCTCGGATCGAGCAGATGGTGGACGCTGCCGAGAACGTAGTCGAAAGGATAGGATTCGATAAACTTCATCGCCTCGTCGAAACGCTTCGGAACCCAGTCCGCCTCCAGCCCCACACGCAGCAGCGGTCGCCCAAGCTTCCCGTCGTAGTCCTCGCGCAACTCGTCCATGATGGCGAGATAGCGCTGCATTTCCTCACGACTTGGAGCGAGGCGCCTCTCTCCCAGCATGGTCATCCAGTAGGAATGCTCGGAGAAGCCGAACTCATCCAATCCGAGGTCGGCAGCGCGCTCGGCGTAATCGCGAGGGTCCCCGTAGGCGTGGTGGCAGAGCGGTGTGTGAGCGTGATAGTCGACGCGCATGCGGCGGTCAGAGTCCTTCCTCGAGAAGTTCGCGAACGTACTGTGCCTCGGCGGCAAGGCCCTCGGCCAGTCCAACGTTCGGCTGCCAACGAAGCACTTCCCGCGCCCGGCTGATATCCGCGCCGGTGTGGGTGACGTCACCATCCTGGCGAGGGAATTGCCGAATGCGCGGCTCGATTCCGGTGACGCGCCCCATTTCTTCAAGACAGTGCGCCAACGTCACCCGGCTGCCACCGCCGATGTTGTAGACGCCGCCGGGTTCCGAGTTCTCCGCCGCGGCGAGGTTGGCCGCGACGGCATCGCTCACATAGGTGAAATCCCGCGTCTGCTGGCCGTCGCCGTACTGCGGGATTTCCTTCTCGGTGAAAATCGCGCGGAAGAACTTGTGAAACGCCATGTCGGGGCGCTGGCGCGGTCCGTAGACAGTGAAGTATCGCAACGATGCCGTGTGGATTCCGAAACACTTCGCGTACAGCACGCAGAGGTGCTCGGCGGCCAGTTTCGTGACGCCGTAGGGCGAGACCGGCTGCGGTCGGTCGCTCTCGCACATGGGCAAGTCGGTGCGTTCACCATAAATTGAACTGGAGGACGCGTAGATCACGCGCGGCGGCCCGGGGGTTTGCTTGACGGCCTCGAGCAAACGCTGCGTGGCCAGCACATTCCACTGGGTGTAGCACTCGAACTCCTCGCCCCAACTGGCGCGGACACCGGCCTGGGCAGCCTGGTGGAAAACCACGTCGACGCCCTCCAACAGGTGGTCCCAACGCAGGTCCAGCATATTGCCGGCGTTGAATTCGAAGTTCTCCCGGTCGCGCAAGCCGAAAAGGTTCCGTTCCTTGATCGCCCGAGAGTAATAGTCCGTGAAGCAATCGATGCCGAGAACGGAATCGCCTCGATCGAGGAGCGCTTCTGCAAGACTGGACCCAAGAAACCCGGCCACACCGGTGACAATGGCGCGCATGATGTAACGGCC of the bacterium genome contains:
- a CDS encoding glycosyltransferase family 4 protein — its product is MAERLRILHLTASHRWTGAAEPAARQAAAETQAGHDVLYAMTTGSSFERRAREAGVEVTGAVPFERSYWPHRKLRDLRLLKELIADYKPDVVHSHLTHDHILAGVAIGPTGPGKPILVRTFHRESPPRQDAFTKSLVEKRTAGIVTISTQQEDALSQAFGLSNERMLRIGGQVDLDVFQPGERPVDMRKEWGIEPDAPVIGLISRLRRTRGIDWMLDAAEIALKQNPEARLVICGRGSYKDKMLERLEQLSVKNQIIYAGYVSGDELIGAYHAFDVALMLIPGNDGSCRSALEAMACGRPVIGGDIGAIHDLLDEGDFGWLVPTNDASALADAMVKATADPAACRARGDAARQHIEREHSPTAVARHVLDFYGRLIEARDGVAAR
- a CDS encoding adenylyltransferase/cytidyltransferase family protein produces the protein MTEDKILKDYEAASAWAEEQRRAGRKVVFTNGVFDLLHAGHVDSLRRAADEGDALIVALNDDESVRRLKGEGRPILPLDQRQRVIAGLESVRAVVAFHEDTPAKIIEAVAPDVLVKGGHYSVPEIVGHEFVLERGGRVLSLPLLPGSSTSGLIEEIKKRFA
- a CDS encoding Asp23/Gls24 family envelope stress response protein — protein: MTETKQNESYAEELEGPFVTDQDGHIEISNDVIARIAGIATTEVDDVSLESKSALAKVLTGRKEPVQGILIERDPENNSVVITCSVRMAYGKDMYELAVRLRHHIKDTVEKMTRAIVSRVDIKIVGIILSEPHRREVEEEEEE
- a CDS encoding GDP-mannose 4,6-dehydratase, translating into MMRAIVTGVAGFLGSSLAEALLDRGDSVLGIDCFTDYYSRAIKERNLFGLRDRENFEFNAGNMLDLRWDHLLEGVDVVFHQAAQAGVRASWGEEFECYTQWNVLATQRLLEAVKQTPGPPRVIYASSSSIYGERTDLPMCESDRPQPVSPYGVTKLAAEHLCVLYAKCFGIHTASLRYFTVYGPRQRPDMAFHKFFRAIFTEKEIPQYGDGQQTRDFTYVSDAVAANLAAAENSEPGGVYNIGGGSRVTLAHCLEEMGRVTGIEPRIRQFPRQDGDVTHTGADISRAREVLRWQPNVGLAEGLAAEAQYVRELLEEGL
- the accB gene encoding acetyl-CoA carboxylase biotin carboxyl carrier protein, giving the protein MPQPTHDQIKELISLVGEKGIEELELENGEFHLKIVGRKAPAQIIAAPAAPAIAGVSAQELGGATPLPVPASAAAPAAAEPPKDEDANLKKITAPMVGTFYRAPSPESLPFIEVGDRVDEDTVMCIIEAMKLMNEIKAEVRGVVRKVLVENGQPIEYGQPMFAIEPS
- the accC gene encoding acetyl-CoA carboxylase biotin carboxylase subunit encodes the protein MFKKILIANRGEIAVRIIRACRELGIRCVAVYSEADRNSLHVHMADEALCIGPPPGAESYLNVARIISAAEVTDADAIHPGYGFLAENADFAEICDECNIAFIGPSPDSIRRMGDKSVAKATAKAAGCPTVPGSDGEIDDVDDAKKLADKIGYPVMVKASAGGGGRGMRLVKNAEGFVNAFNTARAEAGGAFGNPNVYIEKCILEPKHVEVQIIGDAHGNVIHLGERDCSVQRRHQKLIEEAPCPVIDEKLRAKMGEAAVACAKAVDYCGAGTVEFLLDKDRKHFYFMEMNTRVQVEHPITEMVTDVDIIKEQISVAAGEKLSLKQSDIQLHGHSIECRINAEDPVKNFMPCPGRLDDYVPPGGPGVRVDSACYPQCVIPPYYDSMVAKLIVHDKTREQAIARMRRALDEFVVEGIKTTIPFHIAVLNSPEFGEGNFGTDFLEKWQPPETLKEPRRPIR
- the gatA gene encoding Asp-tRNA(Asn)/Glu-tRNA(Gln) amidotransferase subunit GatA, whose protein sequence is MPLMTVHEIARQLSGGEVSSREVVTRYLGQIENVNDTVNAVVDLMRDEALAAADESDARRKAGNALGPLDGVPVLLKDNMCKSGTLTTCASKILSNFRAPYDSTVAQKLEAAGAIILGKANMDEFAMGSSNEQSAHGAARNPWNPAFVPGGSSGGSAAAVAAGMAPAALGSDTGGSIRQPAGFCGVVGLKPTYGRVSRYGLVAFASSLDQIGPLTVDVEDAALMLGAIAGHDPRDSTSSELGTDDYYGQLKSGSLKGLRVGRPKEFFEVEGLDAEVAAACRNALTELENAGAQIVDVSMPHAAKFAVSTYYVIATAEASSNLARYDGAHYGFRAEGTKDIVEMFSKTRAAGFGDEVKRRIMLGTFVLSAETFDAYYLRAQKVRTLIQQDYTAALEKVDVIAAPTAPTAAFRIGDKIGDPMQMYLSDIFTLSLNLAGYCGLSMPVGFTDVGMPVGMQLFSGPFAEAKLLQSAWQLEQALAVVNSRTATLAG
- the gatC gene encoding Asp-tRNA(Asn)/Glu-tRNA(Gln) amidotransferase subunit GatC → MAGDDLQKVDKVERIDRDRVRHVALLSRLELSDDEVERYSRELTEIVGHLNLLAELDLDGVEPTSHAIPTRNVFRTDVPSKSLAPGQALANAPEQEDDCFKVPQII
- a CDS encoding histidinol-phosphatase encodes the protein MRVDYHAHTPLCHHAYGDPRDYAERAADLGLDEFGFSEHSYWMTMLGERRLAPSREEMQRYLAIMDELREDYDGKLGRPLLRVGLEADWVPKRFDEAMKFIESYPFDYVLGSVHHLLDPSAGTMVSTWGFLSQDIESVYDVYFTEVGRLARSGLCDILAHLDVIRRSGSVPKQGVLPFVDRILPDILEGDVAVEINTSGRDHRNRDFFPCRPVLELLVQAGVPITFGSDSHTPEQVGRYFDEAVEYLRSCGGTEFARFDKRQRIMTPLEDLG